In Patescibacteria group bacterium, the following are encoded in one genomic region:
- a CDS encoding class I SAM-dependent methyltransferase, protein MLVYLLFVLVVIAIFLIVGSSALASLSAAPWVPMWKNDVKRILDLAQIKPDEKVYDLGCGDGRILVEAAEKYDAQVVGIEIALLPYLISQIRTLFAGVWSRSQVKLGNLYHKNVSEADVIICFLSAKAMKKLSHKLDKELKSGGRVVSYAFPILDWQPKIIDKPNEQAVAIYLYQK, encoded by the coding sequence ATGCTGGTTTATCTATTATTTGTTTTGGTGGTGATTGCTATTTTTTTAATTGTTGGCTCATCAGCCTTGGCAAGTCTATCAGCAGCGCCTTGGGTGCCAATGTGGAAAAATGATGTTAAACGGATTTTAGACTTGGCTCAAATTAAACCCGATGAGAAAGTTTATGACTTGGGTTGCGGGGATGGCCGAATTTTAGTTGAGGCGGCTGAAAAATATGATGCTCAAGTTGTGGGTATAGAAATTGCTCTTTTACCATATTTAATTTCTCAGATTAGAACTTTATTTGCCGGAGTTTGGTCAAGAAGCCAAGTTAAATTAGGTAATTTATATCACAAAAACGTGTCAGAAGCTGATGTTATAATTTGTTTTTTGTCAGCCAAAGCCATGAAAAAGTTATCTCATAAATTAGATAAAGAATTAAAATCTGGCGGTCGAGTTGTTTCCTATGCTTTTCCAATACTAGATTGGCAACCCAAAATTATCGACAAACCCAACGAGCAAGCAGTTGCTATCTATCTCTATCAAAAATAA
- a CDS encoding NUDIX domain-containing protein, protein MTEFKHLKIFNLQGEEELITIASGPVIIQDNKVLLDKHDDDFWKFPGGKVLSNESFEQTAIREVKEELNVDVELKSEPYIIILNREVGDKKETLILIHYLAEIINGEPQAGRDITEFEWHDIDNLPSNCAENIKPVVDFFRNKI, encoded by the coding sequence ATGACTGAATTTAAACATTTAAAAATTTTTAATCTTCAAGGCGAAGAGGAATTAATTACGATTGCTTCGGGGCCAGTTATTATTCAAGATAATAAAGTTTTATTAGATAAACACGATGATGATTTTTGGAAATTTCCCGGTGGTAAGGTTTTATCTAATGAAAGTTTTGAACAAACAGCCATTCGAGAAGTTAAAGAAGAATTAAATGTTGATGTAGAATTAAAAAGTGAGCCGTATATAATTATTTTAAATAGGGAAGTGGGGGATAAAAAAGAAACTTTAATTTTAATTCACTATTTAGCTGAGATTATAAATGGTGAGCCACAAGCAGGACGAGATATTACAGAATTTGAATGGCATGATATTGATAATTTACCGTCAAATTGCGCGGAGAATATTAAGCCAGTGGTGGATTTTTTTAGAAATAAAATTTAA
- a CDS encoding GIY-YIG nuclease family protein, whose protein sequence is MFFRKKYYVYILASQRNGTLYVGVTSEIKKRVYQHKRGVVDSFTKRYKINRLVYYEEYNDINLALEREKQLKKWRRVWKIRLIEEFNSHWRDLYDDLL, encoded by the coding sequence ATGTTTTTTAGAAAAAAGTATTATGTGTATATACTAGCTAGTCAACGCAATGGTACTTTATATGTAGGAGTAACTTCAGAGATTAAGAAAAGAGTTTATCAGCACAAACGAGGCGTAGTAGATAGCTTTACAAAAAGATATAAAATCAATAGGTTAGTTTATTATGAAGAATATAATGACATTAATTTAGCTTTAGAACGCGAGAAACAACTTAAAAAATGGCGTAGAGTTTGGAAGATTAGATTAATTGAAGAATTTAATTCACACTGGAGAGATTTATACGATGATTTACTTTAA
- the scpB gene encoding SMC-Scp complex subunit ScpB — MSLKSQIESLLFITNRPLSLKDFKNSLKIDETKINQSLHELSQEYEENDRGLRLLNNNSQWQLVTHNNNSQLVNDFLKEEMTSELTWPSIETLSILAYRGPIDKLELDQIRGVNCSLILRNLMIKGLAEEVTENKQVKYQISFDFLKYLGVNKVENLPDFEQLHNDENLLKLIQEGLNSNS, encoded by the coding sequence ATGTCACTTAAATCACAAATTGAAAGTTTACTTTTTATTACCAATCGGCCATTAAGTTTAAAAGATTTTAAAAATAGTTTGAAAATTGATGAAACCAAAATAAATCAAAGTCTTCATGAATTAAGTCAAGAATATGAAGAAAATGATAGGGGTCTTAGATTATTAAATAACAATTCTCAATGGCAATTAGTCACTCACAACAATAACAGTCAATTAGTGAACGATTTTTTAAAAGAAGAAATGACTAGTGAATTAACTTGGCCATCTATTGAAACTTTAAGTATTTTAGCTTATCGCGGGCCAATCGATAAATTAGAATTAGATCAAATCCGTGGCGTGAATTGTAGTTTAATTTTACGGAATTTAATGATTAAGGGTCTAGCAGAGGAGGTAACTGAAAATAAACAGGTTAAGTATCAAATTAGTTTTGATTTTCTAAAATATCTAGGTGTGAATAAAGTCGAAAATTTACCTGATTTTGAACAGTTGCACAATGATGAGAATTTGCTAAAATTAATACAAGAGGGTTTAAATTCTAATTCATAA
- the dnaX gene encoding DNA polymerase III subunit gamma/tau yields the protein MSAVLYRQYRPQNFNEIVGQKHIKLTLENEIKSGRLAHAYLFAGMRGVGKTTTARVLAKSLNCLNRKKNEANPCNECANCSAINQGNFLDLIEIDAASNRGINEIRELRDQVRFSPSHGKYKVFIIDEVHMLTTEAFNALLKTLEEPPAYAIFILATTEIHKIPETIISRCQRFDFKRVETEDIIKMLQTIAQAEKVKTDQEVLENISYHSEGSVRDAIGLLQKVFSLGEKEIGMAQLDLVLPRSDFKLVIQMMEHLVKKESQAAIELINHMVEEGVDLKTFITDMIEVLRKMMLIQINDNLKEFGIGLDKEKEEQLKELSQQIQKEDLIKVLDLTLDTYNKIDYSLIPQLNLELLVLKTGE from the coding sequence ATGTCAGCAGTTTTATATCGACAATATCGGCCACAAAATTTTAATGAAATCGTTGGCCAAAAACATATTAAATTAACGCTTGAAAATGAAATTAAAAGTGGTAGATTAGCTCATGCTTATCTTTTTGCTGGAATGCGTGGAGTTGGTAAAACAACTACTGCTCGGGTTTTAGCCAAATCTTTAAATTGTTTAAATCGGAAAAAAAATGAAGCAAATCCCTGTAATGAGTGTGCTAATTGTTCGGCGATTAATCAAGGAAATTTTTTAGATTTAATTGAAATTGACGCAGCTTCAAATCGTGGCATTAATGAAATTCGTGAATTACGCGATCAGGTGCGTTTTAGTCCTAGTCATGGTAAATATAAAGTTTTTATAATTGACGAGGTTCACATGTTAACGACGGAGGCTTTTAATGCTTTATTAAAAACATTAGAAGAACCCCCGGCTTATGCTATTTTTATTTTAGCCACCACGGAGATTCATAAAATTCCCGAAACTATTATTTCGCGTTGCCAACGTTTTGATTTTAAGCGCGTGGAAACCGAAGATATTATTAAAATGTTGCAAACGATTGCCCAAGCTGAAAAAGTTAAAACAGATCAAGAAGTCTTAGAAAATATTAGTTATCATTCAGAGGGTTCGGTGCGTGATGCAATTGGTTTATTACAAAAAGTTTTTTCTTTAGGAGAGAAGGAAATTGGTATGGCACAGTTAGATTTAGTTTTGCCACGCTCAGATTTTAAATTGGTTATTCAAATGATGGAGCATTTAGTTAAAAAAGAAAGTCAAGCAGCTATTGAATTAATCAATCATATGGTAGAGGAGGGGGTTGATTTGAAAACTTTTATAACTGACATGATTGAGGTTTTACGTAAAATGATGTTGATTCAAATAAATGATAATTTAAAAGAATTTGGCATCGGTTTAGATAAAGAGAAAGAGGAACAATTAAAAGAATTAAGTCAGCAAATTCAAAAAGAGGATTTAATTAAAGTTTTAGATTTAACGCTTGACACGTATAATAAAATAGATTATAGTTTAATACCACAGCTAAATTTAGAATTGTTGGTGCTGAAAACCGGAGAATAA
- the aspS gene encoding aspartate--tRNA ligase gives MQRTNIIDTIKNINQEVLLKGWVHFQRDKGKIIFIELRDVTGIVQCVTWHEDKEAFEEAKKLSAEDVVEIIGQVNQRPDNQVKKDSATGAVEISIKQIKLINKAQTLPFEINKDEFKDVNEELRLKYRYLDLRRPKVKSNIILRYKVIKFIRDFLGQKGFYEIETPILTKSTPEGARDYLVPSRLYPGKAFALPQSPQQYKQLLMVAGFERYFQIARCFRDEDSRGDRQPEFTQLDIEMSFCNQEDILNLAEELFTQLVEQITDCHLTFKPFKRLTYKEAMEKYGTDKPDLRKDKNDPKEMAFVWILDWPMFEFNKEENRWDPHHHIFTMPQEQDVPLLDTDPAKVKSWQHDLACNGYEVGGGSIRIHNAEIQKKVLKLVGIDEQEAQEKFGHMLEAFSYGAPPHGGIAPGLDRILMLLAGEPNIREVMAFPKTTDAKDLMMDAPSEVDEKQWGDLNLKSKK, from the coding sequence ATGCAACGAACAAACATTATAGATACAATAAAAAATATTAATCAAGAAGTTTTACTCAAGGGTTGGGTGCATTTTCAACGCGATAAGGGTAAAATTATTTTTATTGAATTACGCGATGTGACGGGCATTGTTCAATGTGTAACTTGGCATGAAGATAAGGAAGCATTTGAAGAAGCTAAAAAATTAAGCGCCGAAGATGTAGTGGAAATAATTGGTCAGGTAAATCAAAGGCCAGACAATCAAGTTAAAAAAGATTCGGCGACTGGCGCAGTTGAAATTAGTATTAAACAAATTAAATTAATTAATAAAGCCCAGACCCTGCCGTTTGAAATTAATAAAGATGAATTTAAGGATGTAAATGAAGAATTGCGTTTAAAATATCGTTATTTGGATTTACGTCGTCCCAAAGTTAAAAGCAATATAATTTTACGCTATAAAGTTATTAAATTTATTCGTGATTTTTTGGGTCAAAAAGGTTTTTATGAAATTGAAACACCAATTTTAACTAAATCTACACCAGAAGGTGCACGAGATTATTTAGTCCCATCGAGATTATATCCGGGTAAAGCTTTTGCCTTGCCACAGTCGCCACAACAGTATAAACAATTATTGATGGTGGCGGGCTTTGAACGTTATTTTCAAATCGCGCGCTGTTTTCGTGATGAAGATTCGCGAGGTGATCGCCAGCCAGAATTTACCCAATTGGATATTGAAATGAGTTTTTGTAATCAAGAAGATATTTTAAATTTAGCTGAAGAATTATTTACTCAATTAGTTGAACAAATAACGGATTGTCATTTAACTTTTAAACCGTTCAAGCGTTTAACTTATAAAGAAGCGATGGAAAAATATGGTACTGATAAACCAGATTTACGTAAAGATAAAAACGATCCCAAAGAAATGGCTTTTGTGTGGATTTTAGATTGGCCGATGTTTGAATTTAATAAAGAAGAAAATAGATGGGACCCGCATCATCATATTTTTACTATGCCACAAGAACAGGATGTTCCACTCTTAGACACTGATCCAGCCAAGGTTAAATCTTGGCAACACGATTTAGCGTGTAATGGCTATGAGGTGGGTGGGGGGAGTATTAGGATTCATAATGCTGAAATTCAGAAGAAAGTTTTAAAATTAGTTGGCATTGACGAACAAGAAGCTCAAGAAAAATTTGGTCATATGTTAGAAGCTTTTTCGTATGGTGCGCCACCACATGGCGGAATTGCCCCGGGTTTGGACAGAATTTTAATGTTATTGGCTGGCGAACCGAATATCCGCGAAGTCATGGCCTTTCCCAAAACTACCGATGCTAAAGATTTAATGATGGATGCTCCGAGCGAAGTTGATGAAAAACAGTGGGGAGATTTAAATTTAAAAAGTAAAAAATAA
- a CDS encoding segregation/condensation protein A encodes MAYQVEIEQFQGPLDLLLKLIEEEELDISQVSLFKVTDQYLNYINQTDNITTGELVDFLMVAARLLYIKSKLILPDLDLNGDENDEDELALEKQLKIYRQYLEAAKKIDKILKTGQLAFSRTKINVKIQGFYPPKNVDLPKLKMAFESVLKNIQPIIKLPQRTLKKLISLQEKIKHIKEIILTQTKLKFSHLLAKEKLDTIVNFLAILELNKQGFIEVEQAEIFDEILIKRKK; translated from the coding sequence ATGGCCTATCAAGTTGAAATAGAGCAATTTCAGGGACCCCTGGATTTACTACTAAAATTGATCGAAGAAGAAGAATTAGATATTAGTCAGGTGTCGTTATTTAAAGTTACTGATCAATATCTAAATTACATCAACCAAACCGACAACATTACAACCGGAGAATTAGTTGATTTTTTAATGGTAGCTGCGAGACTTTTATATATTAAATCAAAATTGATTTTACCAGACTTAGATTTAAATGGCGATGAAAACGATGAAGACGAATTGGCTTTAGAAAAACAGTTAAAAATTTACCGGCAATATTTAGAGGCCGCTAAAAAGATTGATAAAATACTTAAAACTGGTCAGTTGGCCTTTAGTCGCACTAAAATCAATGTTAAAATTCAGGGCTTTTATCCACCCAAAAACGTTGACCTCCCAAAATTAAAAATGGCTTTTGAATCGGTTTTAAAAAATATTCAACCGATCATTAAATTACCTCAACGTACACTAAAAAAATTAATTTCTCTGCAAGAAAAAATTAAACACATTAAAGAGATTATTTTAACTCAAACTAAACTAAAATTTAGCCATTTATTAGCTAAAGAAAAATTAGACACAATTGTAAATTTTTTAGCTATTCTAGAATTAAATAAACAAGGTTTTATTGAAGTTGAACAGGCTGAAATTTTTGATGAAATTTTAATTAAAAGAAAAAAATAA
- a CDS encoding YbaK/EbsC family protein: MPIKKKKTTIKKKAIKKKITPKKKIVKIKKKPIKKVNKKVKIKKQVKRVGNKKSKVKMPKTKISDKLIKILNEHKIKYEIKEHKTVFTAYDLAQTLKIKPKEITKTLVIKADKNYILVVLGGDQKLDFTKLKKIIGAKKVSIATEKDMVKQFKIKPGAITPFGILYKTPVYLEKKLIQNPKLLLQSGNFNQSLRLTTKDFVKLIEPVSGSFGIKK, translated from the coding sequence ATGCCAATTAAAAAGAAAAAAACAACAATCAAAAAAAAAGCTATTAAGAAAAAAATAACTCCTAAAAAGAAAATTGTTAAAATAAAAAAGAAACCAATTAAAAAGGTTAATAAAAAAGTTAAAATTAAGAAACAGGTAAAAAGGGTTGGTAATAAAAAATCTAAGGTTAAAATGCCTAAAACTAAAATTTCTGATAAATTGATTAAAATTTTAAATGAACATAAAATTAAATATGAAATTAAAGAACACAAAACAGTTTTTACGGCTTATGACTTGGCTCAGACTTTAAAAATTAAGCCCAAGGAAATTACCAAAACTTTAGTGATTAAGGCAGACAAAAATTACATTTTGGTTGTTTTGGGCGGTGATCAAAAATTAGATTTTACCAAATTGAAAAAAATTATCGGTGCAAAAAAAGTTAGTATTGCGACAGAAAAGGACATGGTTAAACAATTCAAAATCAAACCAGGTGCAATCACACCCTTTGGTATTTTATACAAAACCCCAGTATATTTAGAAAAAAAATTAATTCAGAACCCCAAATTATTATTACAGTCGGGGAATTTTAATCAATCGTTACGTTTAACTACTAAAGATTTTGTTAAATTAATTGAGCCGGTTTCGGGCAGTTTTGGTATTAAAAAATAA
- a CDS encoding HD domain-containing protein — translation MKLTLQQVIQNPYVQEFINRTGEVLDVEDYTEHGFRHAKLVADRARTVAQVIGLSKSEQEMCAIAGYCHDMGNFLGRTQHHYWGAMLFSQLFLNQAEPHELGLIIQAIANHDKDEMKLSNKISAIVVLADKSDVHRSRVTTKLLNKIKHDIHDRVNYATTQSNLKIDAKKKEIKLSLKIDMQIVPIMEYFEIFTQRMVYCRKSAEYLGYDFTLEINKVKLL, via the coding sequence ATGAAATTAACATTACAACAAGTTATACAGAATCCTTACGTACAGGAATTTATTAATCGCACGGGAGAGGTTTTAGATGTTGAGGATTATACAGAGCATGGTTTTCGTCATGCTAAATTAGTAGCTGATCGAGCCAGAACCGTAGCCCAAGTAATTGGTTTATCAAAATCAGAGCAGGAAATGTGTGCTATTGCTGGTTATTGTCATGATATGGGTAATTTTTTGGGTCGTACGCAACATCATTATTGGGGGGCGATGTTATTTTCACAATTATTTTTAAATCAAGCCGAACCACATGAATTAGGTTTAATTATCCAAGCTATTGCGAATCATGATAAAGACGAAATGAAATTGTCAAACAAAATTTCAGCCATTGTGGTTTTAGCAGATAAATCAGATGTTCATCGTTCGCGAGTGACGACTAAATTATTAAATAAAATTAAACATGACATTCATGATCGGGTTAATTATGCTACTACGCAAAGTAATTTAAAAATTGATGCTAAGAAAAAAGAAATCAAATTATCTTTAAAAATTGATATGCAGATTGTGCCGATTATGGAATATTTTGAAATTTTTACTCAACGCATGGTTTATTGTCGTAAGTCAGCAGAATATTTAGGTTATGATTTTACTTTGGAAATTAATAAGGTCAAGTTGTTATAG
- a CDS encoding ATP-grasp domain-containing protein, with protein MNNHFNPTSYADQTLLLVNTGYFRKRFIVQKLKKLGLKLVILNKEKNWASQYADHWILADTNNHTESIQEVDKFIKENPDIKINGVITFWEDDVLLTSKLSDKFQFIGIPHNIAKKFRNKYLFRELCLENNIPSPKHKLIHSKEDLEYVAQNFNMPLVIKPTYGSSSALVIKIENVDELKNIYKFVKKNISTSVESALNNGLDILIEEYIEGDEVDIDILLQNGKIKFYSISDNYKTNEPFFIETKHTIPSSLPENDQLALIQLADETLEKLGVQNGCIHFEAKSTHNGPVPLEVNLRMGGDEIYSFIKEAWHVDLIENAVKIALGIYLPKIYKPEDPYTYLCEQDFLADYSGALVQINIDPELKQKKYLKEINFFKQIGDPILAPPEGYENLGWISVTGENLLDAQDNLNEAIKMVHYEIAKFDPASSIGKTSRKSRFSFSALNKDIIIGHSKIEKIRRMSIQNQRNLKIGIACNLFDDNTSEVEKDLTSVGKNIEKTLLERGYQISFFDFNNVGQVVNDLKNSEIDLVFNVCERINNSSLLEPHAAAILDSLQIPYTGSNPFTLSLCIDKIRVKKLLTYHNIPTPKWDYVYDLEDEIRDDFKYPLIVKPANTDNSIGITNNSVVTNPQELQKQLRKILIDIGRPALIEEYIEGDEYDVSILGSEEDDLRILPLSRSIFDNMPQGYWHIYPFEAKWNEDQAYNTIIRQRPPQNISHKLADLLGEIALDTYNILDCHDYGRVEIRVDKNNNPYVLELNPNPSINFGDCVPASAELVGMDYGDFLEEIIRLAIKRYKERPPYYHLQPNII; from the coding sequence ATGAACAATCATTTCAATCCAACATCTTATGCCGATCAAACTTTATTATTAGTTAATACTGGTTATTTTAGAAAAAGATTTATTGTCCAAAAATTAAAAAAACTCGGTCTCAAACTGGTAATTTTAAATAAAGAAAAAAATTGGGCGAGCCAATATGCTGACCATTGGATTTTGGCCGACACCAATAATCACACTGAATCCATTCAGGAGGTTGATAAGTTTATCAAAGAAAATCCTGATATTAAAATCAATGGCGTGATTACTTTTTGGGAAGATGATGTTCTATTGACATCTAAATTATCTGATAAATTTCAGTTTATTGGCATTCCTCATAATATCGCTAAAAAATTTAGAAATAAATATTTATTTCGAGAATTATGTTTAGAAAATAATATTCCCTCTCCTAAACATAAATTAATTCATTCAAAAGAAGATCTTGAATATGTAGCTCAAAATTTTAATATGCCATTGGTCATAAAACCAACCTATGGATCAAGTAGTGCCTTAGTAATTAAAATTGAAAATGTTGATGAATTAAAAAATATTTATAAATTTGTCAAAAAAAATATTTCAACTTCCGTCGAATCAGCTTTAAATAATGGCTTAGATATTTTGATTGAAGAATATATCGAGGGTGATGAAGTTGATATTGATATTTTATTACAAAATGGCAAAATAAAATTTTATTCTATCTCAGATAATTATAAAACTAACGAACCATTTTTTATTGAAACTAAACATACCATCCCATCAAGCCTGCCCGAAAATGATCAATTAGCCTTAATTCAATTAGCGGATGAAACTCTAGAAAAATTAGGCGTGCAAAACGGTTGTATTCACTTTGAAGCTAAGTCAACCCACAATGGTCCGGTTCCCCTGGAAGTTAACTTGCGTATGGGTGGCGATGAAATTTATTCTTTTATTAAAGAAGCCTGGCATGTAGATTTAATTGAAAATGCCGTTAAGATAGCTTTGGGAATTTATTTGCCTAAAATTTATAAACCCGAAGATCCCTATACTTATTTATGCGAACAAGATTTTCTGGCAGATTATTCTGGTGCTTTAGTTCAAATTAATATTGATCCAGAGTTAAAACAAAAAAAATATTTAAAAGAAATTAACTTTTTTAAACAAATTGGTGATCCAATTTTAGCTCCACCAGAAGGTTATGAAAATTTGGGATGGATCTCTGTCACCGGAGAAAATTTATTAGATGCTCAAGATAATCTAAACGAAGCTATTAAAATGGTTCATTATGAAATCGCCAAGTTTGACCCAGCTTCATCAATTGGTAAAACATCGCGTAAAAGTAGATTTTCATTTTCTGCTTTAAATAAAGATATTATTATTGGTCATAGTAAAATCGAAAAAATTCGGCGCATGAGTATTCAAAACCAACGCAATTTAAAAATTGGCATTGCTTGTAATCTGTTTGATGATAACACTAGTGAAGTTGAAAAAGATTTAACTTCAGTTGGAAAAAATATTGAAAAAACTTTATTAGAGCGTGGTTATCAAATTAGTTTTTTTGATTTTAATAATGTGGGTCAAGTGGTTAATGATTTAAAAAATAGCGAAATTGATTTGGTTTTTAATGTTTGTGAACGCATTAATAATTCCAGTTTATTAGAGCCTCACGCCGCCGCTATCTTAGATTCTCTGCAAATCCCCTACACCGGATCCAATCCCTTTACCCTATCTTTGTGTATTGATAAAATTCGAGTAAAAAAATTATTAACCTATCACAATATTCCCACGCCTAAATGGGATTATGTGTATGATTTAGAAGATGAAATTCGTGATGACTTTAAATATCCATTAATTGTTAAACCAGCTAACACCGATAACTCTATTGGTATTACTAATAATTCGGTCGTAACCAATCCTCAAGAATTACAAAAACAATTACGTAAAATTTTGATCGATATTGGCCGACCAGCTTTAATTGAAGAATATATTGAGGGCGATGAATATGATGTTTCAATTTTAGGGAGCGAAGAAGATGATCTTAGAATTTTACCACTTTCACGTTCAATTTTTGATAATATGCCTCAGGGTTATTGGCATATCTACCCCTTTGAAGCTAAATGGAATGAAGACCAAGCTTATAACACTATCATTCGCCAACGACCACCACAAAACATTAGTCATAAATTGGCCGATCTCTTGGGTGAAATTGCTTTAGATACTTATAATATTTTAGACTGTCATGATTATGGCCGAGTTGAAATTCGAGTTGATAAAAATAACAATCCTTACGTCTTAGAATTAAATCCCAATCCATCAATTAATTTTGGAGACTGCGTACCCGCTTCAGCTGAATTAGTTGGCATGGATTACGGCGACTTTTTGGAAGAGATTATCCGTCTAGCTATCAAACGCTACAAAGAACGTCCACCCTATTATCATCTCCAACCTAATATTATTTAA